From a region of the Balaenoptera musculus isolate JJ_BM4_2016_0621 chromosome 15, mBalMus1.pri.v3, whole genome shotgun sequence genome:
- the NSFL1C gene encoding NSFL1 cofactor p47 isoform X5 yields MAAERQDSLREFVAVTGAEEDRARFFLESAGWDLQIALASFYEDGGDEDIVTISQATPSSVSRGTAPSDNRVTSFRDLIHDQDEDEEDEEGQRFYAGGSERSGQQIVGPPRKKSPNELVDDLFKGAKEHGAVAVERVSKSPGETSKPRVHVVLKLWKSGFSLDNGELRSYQDPSNAQFLESIRRGEVPAELRRLAHGGQVNLDMEDHRDEDFVKPKGAFKAFTGEGQKLGSTAPQVLNTSSPAQQAENEAKASSSISIDESQPTTNIQIRLADGGRLVQKFNHSHRISDIRLFIADARPAMAATSFVLMTTFPNKELADESQTLKEANLLNAVIVQRLT; encoded by the exons ATGGCGGCGGAGCGACAGGACTCGCTGAGGGAGTTCGTGGCGGTGACGGGCGCCGAGGAGGACCGGGCCCGCTTCTTCCTGGAGTCGGCCGGCTGGGACCTGCAG ATCGCCCTAGCAAGCTTTTATGAGGATGGAGGGGACGAAGACATTGTGACCATTTCGCAGGCAACCCCCAGTTCAGTATCCAGAGGCACAGCCCCCAG CGATAATAGGGTGACATCCTTCAGAGACCTCATTCATGACCAAGACGAGGacgaggaggatgaggagggtcAGAG GTTTTATGCCGGGGGCTCAGAGAGAAGTGGACAGCAGATTGTTGGCCCTCCCAGGAAGAAAAGTCCCAACGAGCTGGTGGATGATCTCTTTAAAGGTGCCAAGGAACATGGAGCCGTAGCTGTGGAGCGAGTGTCCAAGAGCCCTGGAGAGACCAGTAAACCAAGA GTTCATGTAGTGTTGAAGCTCTGGAAGAGTGGATTCAGCCTGGACAATGGTGAACTCAGAAGCTACCAAGACCCATCcaatgcccagtttctggagtcTATCCGCAGAGG AGAGGTGCCAGCAGAGCTGCGGAGGTTAGCTCACGGTGGGCAGGTGAACTTGGACATGGAGGACCATCGGGACGAGGACTTCGTGAAGCCCAAGGGAGCCTTCAAAGCCTTCACTGGCGAGGGTCAGAAACTGGGCAG CACTGCCCCCCAGGTGTTGAATACCAGCTCTCCAGCCCAACAGGCAGAAAATGAAGCCAAAGCCAGCTCTTCCATCTCAATTGATGAGTCACAGCCTACCACAAACATCCAAATACGGCTTGCTGATGGCGGGAGGCTGGTGCAGAAATTTAACCACAGCCACAG GATCAGCGACATCCGACTCTTCATCGCGGACGCCCGGCCGGCCATGGCTGCCACCAGCTTTGTCCTCATGACCACCTTCCCAAACAAAGAGCTGGCTGACGAGAGCCAGACCCTGAAGGAAGCCAACCTGCTCAATGCCGTCATCGTGCAGCGGTTAACATAA
- the NSFL1C gene encoding NSFL1 cofactor p47 isoform X4, with translation MAAERQDSLREFVAVTGAEEDRARFFLESAGWDLQIALASFYEDGGDEDIVTISQATPSSVSRGTAPSDNRVTSFRDLIHDQDEDEEDEEGQRFEPDGPDLRNRFYAGGSERSGQQIVGPPRKKSPNELVDDLFKGAKEHGAVAVERVSKSPGETSKPRVHVVLKLWKSGFSLDNGELRSYQDPSNAQFLESIRRGEVPAELRRLAHGGQVNLDMEDHRDEDFVKPKGAFKAFTGEGQKLGSTAPQVLNTSSPAQQAENEAKASSSISIDESQPTTNIQIRLADGGRLVQKFNHSHRISDIRLFIADARPAMAATSFVLMTTFPNKELADESQTLKEANLLNAVIVQRLT, from the exons ATGGCGGCGGAGCGACAGGACTCGCTGAGGGAGTTCGTGGCGGTGACGGGCGCCGAGGAGGACCGGGCCCGCTTCTTCCTGGAGTCGGCCGGCTGGGACCTGCAG ATCGCCCTAGCAAGCTTTTATGAGGATGGAGGGGACGAAGACATTGTGACCATTTCGCAGGCAACCCCCAGTTCAGTATCCAGAGGCACAGCCCCCAG CGATAATAGGGTGACATCCTTCAGAGACCTCATTCATGACCAAGACGAGGacgaggaggatgaggagggtcAGAG ATTTGAACCTGATGGCCCTGACTTAAGGAACAG GTTTTATGCCGGGGGCTCAGAGAGAAGTGGACAGCAGATTGTTGGCCCTCCCAGGAAGAAAAGTCCCAACGAGCTGGTGGATGATCTCTTTAAAGGTGCCAAGGAACATGGAGCCGTAGCTGTGGAGCGAGTGTCCAAGAGCCCTGGAGAGACCAGTAAACCAAGA GTTCATGTAGTGTTGAAGCTCTGGAAGAGTGGATTCAGCCTGGACAATGGTGAACTCAGAAGCTACCAAGACCCATCcaatgcccagtttctggagtcTATCCGCAGAGG AGAGGTGCCAGCAGAGCTGCGGAGGTTAGCTCACGGTGGGCAGGTGAACTTGGACATGGAGGACCATCGGGACGAGGACTTCGTGAAGCCCAAGGGAGCCTTCAAAGCCTTCACTGGCGAGGGTCAGAAACTGGGCAG CACTGCCCCCCAGGTGTTGAATACCAGCTCTCCAGCCCAACAGGCAGAAAATGAAGCCAAAGCCAGCTCTTCCATCTCAATTGATGAGTCACAGCCTACCACAAACATCCAAATACGGCTTGCTGATGGCGGGAGGCTGGTGCAGAAATTTAACCACAGCCACAG GATCAGCGACATCCGACTCTTCATCGCGGACGCCCGGCCGGCCATGGCTGCCACCAGCTTTGTCCTCATGACCACCTTCCCAAACAAAGAGCTGGCTGACGAGAGCCAGACCCTGAAGGAAGCCAACCTGCTCAATGCCGTCATCGTGCAGCGGTTAACATAA
- the NSFL1C gene encoding NSFL1 cofactor p47 isoform X1 gives MAAERQDSLREFVAVTGAEEDRARFFLESAGWDLQIALASFYEDGGDEDIVTISQATPSSVSRGTAPSDNRVTSFRDLIHDQDEDEEDEEGQRFEPDGPDLRNRFYAGGSERSGQQIVGPPRKKSPNELVDDLFKGAKEHGAVAVERVSKSPGETSKPRPFAGGGYRLGAAPEEESAYVAGERRRHSGQDVHVVLKLWKSGFSLDNGELRSYQDPSNAQFLESIRRGEVPAELRRLAHGGQVNLDMEDHRDEDFVKPKGAFKAFTGEGQKLGSTAPQVLNTSSPAQQAENEAKASSSISIDESQPTTNIQIRLADGGRLVQKFNHSHRISDIRLFIADARPAMAATSFVLMTTFPNKELADESQTLKEANLLNAVIVQRLT, from the exons ATGGCGGCGGAGCGACAGGACTCGCTGAGGGAGTTCGTGGCGGTGACGGGCGCCGAGGAGGACCGGGCCCGCTTCTTCCTGGAGTCGGCCGGCTGGGACCTGCAG ATCGCCCTAGCAAGCTTTTATGAGGATGGAGGGGACGAAGACATTGTGACCATTTCGCAGGCAACCCCCAGTTCAGTATCCAGAGGCACAGCCCCCAG CGATAATAGGGTGACATCCTTCAGAGACCTCATTCATGACCAAGACGAGGacgaggaggatgaggagggtcAGAG ATTTGAACCTGATGGCCCTGACTTAAGGAACAG GTTTTATGCCGGGGGCTCAGAGAGAAGTGGACAGCAGATTGTTGGCCCTCCCAGGAAGAAAAGTCCCAACGAGCTGGTGGATGATCTCTTTAAAGGTGCCAAGGAACATGGAGCCGTAGCTGTGGAGCGAGTGTCCAAGAGCCCTGGAGAGACCAGTAAACCAAGA CCATTTGCAGGAGGTGGCTACCGCCTTGGAGCAGCACCAGAGGAAGAGTCTGCCTACGTGGCAGGAGAAAGGAGGCGGCATTCCGGCCAAGAT GTTCATGTAGTGTTGAAGCTCTGGAAGAGTGGATTCAGCCTGGACAATGGTGAACTCAGAAGCTACCAAGACCCATCcaatgcccagtttctggagtcTATCCGCAGAGG AGAGGTGCCAGCAGAGCTGCGGAGGTTAGCTCACGGTGGGCAGGTGAACTTGGACATGGAGGACCATCGGGACGAGGACTTCGTGAAGCCCAAGGGAGCCTTCAAAGCCTTCACTGGCGAGGGTCAGAAACTGGGCAG CACTGCCCCCCAGGTGTTGAATACCAGCTCTCCAGCCCAACAGGCAGAAAATGAAGCCAAAGCCAGCTCTTCCATCTCAATTGATGAGTCACAGCCTACCACAAACATCCAAATACGGCTTGCTGATGGCGGGAGGCTGGTGCAGAAATTTAACCACAGCCACAG GATCAGCGACATCCGACTCTTCATCGCGGACGCCCGGCCGGCCATGGCTGCCACCAGCTTTGTCCTCATGACCACCTTCCCAAACAAAGAGCTGGCTGACGAGAGCCAGACCCTGAAGGAAGCCAACCTGCTCAATGCCGTCATCGTGCAGCGGTTAACATAA
- the NSFL1C gene encoding NSFL1 cofactor p47 isoform X3, with the protein MAAERQDSLREFVAVTGAEEDRARFFLESAGWDLQIALASFYEDGGDEDIVTISQATPSSVSRGTAPSDNRVTSFRDLIHDQDEDEEDEEGQRFYAGGSERSGQQIVGPPRKKSPNELVDDLFKGAKEHGAVAVERVSKSPGETSKPRPFAGGGYRLGAAPEEESAYVAGERRRHSGQDVHVVLKLWKSGFSLDNGELRSYQDPSNAQFLESIRRGEVPAELRRLAHGGQVNLDMEDHRDEDFVKPKGAFKAFTGEGQKLGSTAPQVLNTSSPAQQAENEAKASSSISIDESQPTTNIQIRLADGGRLVQKFNHSHRISDIRLFIADARPAMAATSFVLMTTFPNKELADESQTLKEANLLNAVIVQRLT; encoded by the exons ATGGCGGCGGAGCGACAGGACTCGCTGAGGGAGTTCGTGGCGGTGACGGGCGCCGAGGAGGACCGGGCCCGCTTCTTCCTGGAGTCGGCCGGCTGGGACCTGCAG ATCGCCCTAGCAAGCTTTTATGAGGATGGAGGGGACGAAGACATTGTGACCATTTCGCAGGCAACCCCCAGTTCAGTATCCAGAGGCACAGCCCCCAG CGATAATAGGGTGACATCCTTCAGAGACCTCATTCATGACCAAGACGAGGacgaggaggatgaggagggtcAGAG GTTTTATGCCGGGGGCTCAGAGAGAAGTGGACAGCAGATTGTTGGCCCTCCCAGGAAGAAAAGTCCCAACGAGCTGGTGGATGATCTCTTTAAAGGTGCCAAGGAACATGGAGCCGTAGCTGTGGAGCGAGTGTCCAAGAGCCCTGGAGAGACCAGTAAACCAAGA CCATTTGCAGGAGGTGGCTACCGCCTTGGAGCAGCACCAGAGGAAGAGTCTGCCTACGTGGCAGGAGAAAGGAGGCGGCATTCCGGCCAAGAT GTTCATGTAGTGTTGAAGCTCTGGAAGAGTGGATTCAGCCTGGACAATGGTGAACTCAGAAGCTACCAAGACCCATCcaatgcccagtttctggagtcTATCCGCAGAGG AGAGGTGCCAGCAGAGCTGCGGAGGTTAGCTCACGGTGGGCAGGTGAACTTGGACATGGAGGACCATCGGGACGAGGACTTCGTGAAGCCCAAGGGAGCCTTCAAAGCCTTCACTGGCGAGGGTCAGAAACTGGGCAG CACTGCCCCCCAGGTGTTGAATACCAGCTCTCCAGCCCAACAGGCAGAAAATGAAGCCAAAGCCAGCTCTTCCATCTCAATTGATGAGTCACAGCCTACCACAAACATCCAAATACGGCTTGCTGATGGCGGGAGGCTGGTGCAGAAATTTAACCACAGCCACAG GATCAGCGACATCCGACTCTTCATCGCGGACGCCCGGCCGGCCATGGCTGCCACCAGCTTTGTCCTCATGACCACCTTCCCAAACAAAGAGCTGGCTGACGAGAGCCAGACCCTGAAGGAAGCCAACCTGCTCAATGCCGTCATCGTGCAGCGGTTAACATAA
- the NSFL1C gene encoding NSFL1 cofactor p47 isoform X2 — protein sequence MAAERQDSLREFVAVTGAEEDRARFFLESAGWDLQIALASFYEDGGDEDIVTISQATPSSVSRGTAPSDNRVTSFRDLIHDQDEDEEDEEGQRNRFYAGGSERSGQQIVGPPRKKSPNELVDDLFKGAKEHGAVAVERVSKSPGETSKPRPFAGGGYRLGAAPEEESAYVAGERRRHSGQDVHVVLKLWKSGFSLDNGELRSYQDPSNAQFLESIRRGEVPAELRRLAHGGQVNLDMEDHRDEDFVKPKGAFKAFTGEGQKLGSTAPQVLNTSSPAQQAENEAKASSSISIDESQPTTNIQIRLADGGRLVQKFNHSHRISDIRLFIADARPAMAATSFVLMTTFPNKELADESQTLKEANLLNAVIVQRLT from the exons ATGGCGGCGGAGCGACAGGACTCGCTGAGGGAGTTCGTGGCGGTGACGGGCGCCGAGGAGGACCGGGCCCGCTTCTTCCTGGAGTCGGCCGGCTGGGACCTGCAG ATCGCCCTAGCAAGCTTTTATGAGGATGGAGGGGACGAAGACATTGTGACCATTTCGCAGGCAACCCCCAGTTCAGTATCCAGAGGCACAGCCCCCAG CGATAATAGGGTGACATCCTTCAGAGACCTCATTCATGACCAAGACGAGGacgaggaggatgaggagggtcAGAG GAACAG GTTTTATGCCGGGGGCTCAGAGAGAAGTGGACAGCAGATTGTTGGCCCTCCCAGGAAGAAAAGTCCCAACGAGCTGGTGGATGATCTCTTTAAAGGTGCCAAGGAACATGGAGCCGTAGCTGTGGAGCGAGTGTCCAAGAGCCCTGGAGAGACCAGTAAACCAAGA CCATTTGCAGGAGGTGGCTACCGCCTTGGAGCAGCACCAGAGGAAGAGTCTGCCTACGTGGCAGGAGAAAGGAGGCGGCATTCCGGCCAAGAT GTTCATGTAGTGTTGAAGCTCTGGAAGAGTGGATTCAGCCTGGACAATGGTGAACTCAGAAGCTACCAAGACCCATCcaatgcccagtttctggagtcTATCCGCAGAGG AGAGGTGCCAGCAGAGCTGCGGAGGTTAGCTCACGGTGGGCAGGTGAACTTGGACATGGAGGACCATCGGGACGAGGACTTCGTGAAGCCCAAGGGAGCCTTCAAAGCCTTCACTGGCGAGGGTCAGAAACTGGGCAG CACTGCCCCCCAGGTGTTGAATACCAGCTCTCCAGCCCAACAGGCAGAAAATGAAGCCAAAGCCAGCTCTTCCATCTCAATTGATGAGTCACAGCCTACCACAAACATCCAAATACGGCTTGCTGATGGCGGGAGGCTGGTGCAGAAATTTAACCACAGCCACAG GATCAGCGACATCCGACTCTTCATCGCGGACGCCCGGCCGGCCATGGCTGCCACCAGCTTTGTCCTCATGACCACCTTCCCAAACAAAGAGCTGGCTGACGAGAGCCAGACCCTGAAGGAAGCCAACCTGCTCAATGCCGTCATCGTGCAGCGGTTAACATAA